A portion of the Tachysurus fulvidraco isolate hzauxx_2018 chromosome 8, HZAU_PFXX_2.0, whole genome shotgun sequence genome contains these proteins:
- the myocd gene encoding myocardin isoform X2 encodes MNAVESTKQRLGQSRTSTEPSSRNMGNPSTNTESSSRSIANCNTSVEQGSRNMHNSNNSSNESSKITGKSNSNAQRGSRCNFNTNTERVSRNSVNHNSGANQGSKYRVNPNTSAEKGSRNMSNTDRQASSKASGQPQNNNVLQLRLQQRRTREQLADQGIMPPLKSPAAFHEQRKSLERSKTGDYLKHKIRSRPEKSELVNMHILQDSASECPAHDSQSKLKRARLADDLNEKIALRPGPLELVEKNIIPVDSTVKEVALKVNNAKFPKQEDSYAFEEDSSSESLSPEQPLSDESQSSAGPLAESKACGGIPSPSLTTGLTQGSQTRESTVQNQEEGQPVTNSQTGPPIPVPAIIKSKTSDKNRHKKPKDVKPKVKKLKYHQYIPPDQKAEKSPPPMDSAYARLLQQQQLFLQLQILSQQKHTQQNHSHQPQCPQSQSFSYQPVQQHLSTKHTSEQQTPCSSSAATSTESSSCSSPVKTTYCNTSNMTPVRPGPLPANLDDLKVSELRQQLRIRGLPVSGTKTALIERLRPYKDSSSTSPSSSGDITTVTFPVTPTGLLSSYQSPSSSGTMSHVGGYYPFCSTTSTPPISPASSELSVSGSLPDSFSDVTMSSPQFGLQPSPTQLSAEDNQNLRNCLHGEPGLDTEKDKMLVEKQKVIEELTWKLHQEQRQVEELRMQLHKRKHSHGLQDPMHLQPPNQMQHYFGVSIKQEHVASSCPMASKQQKNGPPNSCIEPMGHCGLGGGLRSLDIASSRSPSGLPAYLSPQCSPQDSPVTKNSSSPQPNSLPASPSHSFLLTPPLGRDSCPHSGARPHPMQLQQKNVAQSVSCTYSPDQRSMQPVYPGNENNLNPRGSSKAKTPNMQQKMAILHSPRHIGQKCATSTTTFCSSDPTASAIKQPPCYEDAVKQMTRSQQMDELLDVLIESGEMPANAKEERPPVTKVVPHLTVSPSNTATSATSMPKFHRHYSHISPAEVPYEHATGHSECQLEVLLSPVSRHGDIIPVKMGTDEGQLEDIGDSYPGHQHDKLLSSRDMMDTPLSPMATKVSPVPTDGQGLGMTFSESPWETMEWLDLTPPSSATAFSSSITPSAPSIFNTEFLDVSDIGLNSAMDLHLEHW; translated from the exons ATGAATGCAGTGGAGAGCACTAAGCAGAGGCTGGGACAGAGCCGCACCAGCACTGAGCCGAGCTCGAGGAACATGGGAAACCCCAGTACCAATACTGAGAGCAGCTCCAGGAGCATTGCCAACTGCAATACCAGTGTGGAACAAGGCTCCAGGAACATGCACAActccaacaacagcagcaaTGAGAGTTCGAAGATCACAGGCAAGTCAAACAGCAATGCTCAAAGGGGCTCCAGGTGcaactttaacactaacacagagaGGGTCTCGAGGAACTCAGTAAACCATAACTCTGGTGCTAACCAAGGGTCCAAGTATAGGGTGAATCCCAACACCAGTGCTGAGAAGGGCTCAAGAAACATGAGCAACACCGACAGACAGGCCTCGTCAAAAGCATCGGGCCAACCACAAAACAACAACG TCCTGCAGTTGAGGCTCCAACAAAGGAGGACAAGAGAGCAGTTAGCAGACCAGGGCATCATGCCTC CCCTGAAGAGTCCAGCTGCATTTCACGAACAGAGGAAAAGTCTTGAACGCTCCAAG ACTGGAGATTATTTAAAGCATAAAATCCGAAGTAGACCAGAGAAGTCAGAGCTGGTTAACATGCACATTCTACAAG ACTCTGCCAGCGAGTGCCCCGCTCATGACTCGCAGAGCAAACTTAAGCGTGCCCGACTTGCCGACGATCTTAACGAGAAAATCGCCCTGAGACCAGGTCCGCTGGAATTGGTTGAGAAGAACATCATACCCGTAGATTCAACTGTCAAAGAGGTTGCTTTAAAAG TGAATAATGCAAAGTTTCCAAAGCAAGAGGACTCATATGCATTTGAGGAGGACAGCAGCAGTGAGAGCCTGTCTCCTGAACAGCCCCTTAGTGACGAGTCCCAGAGCTCAGCTGGACCTTTGGCAGAGAGCAAGGCATGTGGTGGCATTCCATCCCCATCACTGACCACAGGCCTCACACAG GGGTCACAAACCAGAGAATCGACTGTTCAAAACCAAGAAGAAGGTCAGCCTGTGACAAACAGCCAGACAGGTCCACCCATTCCTGTCCCTGCAATAATAAAG TCCAAAACGTCAGACAAGAATCGTCATAAGAAGCCCAAAGATGTTAAGCCAAAGGTGAAGAAGCTGAAGTACCACCAATACATTCCGCCAGACCAGAAAGCAGAAAAATCTCCTCCTCCAATGGACTCAGCCTATGCCCGGCTactacagcagcagcagctcttcCTGCAACTGCAGATTCTCAGCCAGCAGAAGCACACACAGCAGAATCACTCACACCAGCCCCAGTGTCCACAAAGCCAAAGCTTTAGCTATCAGCCTGTACAGCAGCATCTGTCAACCAA ACACACAAGTGAACAGCAAACACCATGCAGTTCCAGTGCTGCCACAAGTACAGAAAGCAGCAGTTGTTCATCTCCTGTAAAGACCACATACTGCAACACATCCAACATGACTCCAGTCAGACCAGGGCCTCTGCCTGCTAACCTTGATGATCTAAAG GTTTCTGAGCTTCGACAGCAACTGAGAATACGAGGTCTCCCAGTGTCAGGCACCAAAACTGCCCTCATAGAAAGGCTGAGGCCCTATAAAGACTCTAGCTCCACTTCTCCCTCCAGCTCTGGAGATATCACTACTGTGACCTTCCCGGTGACCCCCACTGGCTTGCTCTCCTCCTACCAATCCCCAAGTTCTTCTGGTACAATGTCCCATGTAGGGGGATATTACCCATTCTGCAGTACTACATCCACCCCACCCATCTCTCCTGCCTCCTCTGAGCTGTCTGTAAGTGGTTCTCTTCCTGATAGTTTTAGCGATGTCACTATGTCCTCTCCGCAGTTTGGCCTGCAGCCATCACCAACTCAACTGAGTGCAGAAGACAACCAGAACTTACGTAACTGCCTGCATGGTGAACCAGGTCTGGACACTGAGAAAGACAAGATGTTGGTGGAGAAGCAGAAGGTGATTGAGGAGTTGACCTGGAAATTACACCAGGAACAAAGGCAGGTGGAGGAGCTACGGATGCAATTGCATAAACGGAAGCACAGCCATGGCCTACAAGATCCAATGCATTTGCAGCCACCTAACCAGATGCAGCACTACTTTGGTGTGTCTATCAAACAGGAGCACGTGGCCTCAAGCTGTCCAATGGCCTCCAAGCAGCAAAAGAATGGGCCCCCAAACAGCTGCATTGAGCCAATGGGACATTGTGGTCTAGGTGGTGGACTACGGAGCCTGGACATTGCCTCCTCTAGAAGTCCTTCTGGTCTCCCTGCCTATCTAAGCCCCCAGTGCTCTCCTCAAGACTCACCAGTGACCAAGAACTCAAGCAGCCCACAACCCAACAGTCTGCCTGCCTCTCCCAGTCATTCATTTCTGCTCACACCTCCCTTGGGTAGGGACAGCTGCCCTCACAGTGGAGCCAGGCCACATCCAATGCAG CTCCAGCAGAAGAATGTTGCTCAGTCAGTGAGTTGCACCTATTCACCTGACCAGAGAAGTATGCAGCCAGTGTACCCAGGCAATGAGAATAACCTAAACCCCAGAGGGTCTTCTAAGGCCAAAACTCCAAACATGCAGCAAAAG ATGGCAATATTACACTCTCCCAGGCACATTGGCCAAAAGTGCGCCACCTCCACCACTACCTTCTGTAGCTCAGATCCTACTGCATCTGCCATTAAACAGCCCCCATGCTATGAGGATGCAGTGAAGCAG ATGACCAGAAGTCAGCAAATGGATGAACTTCTTGATGTCCTTATTGAAAGTGGAG AAATGCCAGCTAACGCCAAAGAAGAGAGGCCCCCTGTAACCAAAGTTGTACCTCACCTTACAGTTTCACCCAGCAATACTGCCACCAGTGCCACGTCCATGCCAAAGTTTCACCGCCACTACAGCCACATTTCCCCTGCTGAGGTGCCATATGAACATGCTACAGGGCACAGCGAGTGCCAACTGGAGGTGCTTCTAAGCCCCGTAAGCCGCCATGGTGACATCATCCCTGTCAAGATGGGCACTGATGAGGGTCAGCTTGAGGACATAGGAGACTCCTACCCAGGTCATCAACATGACAAGTTGCTCAGCAGCAGGGACATGATGGACACACCTCTGTCTCCCATGGCCACCAAGGTCTCACCAGTGCCCACAGATGGCCAAGGGCTTGGCATGACATTCTCTGAGTCACCATGGGAAACCATGGAGTGGTTGGACTTAACTCCTCCCAGCTCAGCCACAGCATTCAGCAGCAGCATCACTCCATCAGCACCTAGTATTTTCAACACAGAGTTCCTGGATGTGAGTGACATTGGACTGAACTCAGCTATGGACCTGCATCTTGAGCACTGGTGA
- the myocd gene encoding myocardin isoform X9: protein MNAVESTKQRLGQSRTSTEPSSRNMGNPSTNTESSSRSIANCNTSVEQGSRNMHNSNNSSNESSKITGKSNSNAQRGSRCNFNTNTERVSRNSVNHNSGANQGSKYRVNPNTSAEKGSRNMSNTDRQASSKASGQPQNNNVLQLRLQQRRTREQLADQGIMPPLKSPAAFHEQRKSLERSKTGDYLKHKIRSRPEKSELVNMHILQDSASECPAHDSQSKLKRARLADDLNEKIALRPGPLELVEKNIIPVDSTVKEVALKVNNAKFPKQEDSYAFEEDSSSESLSPEQPLSDESQSSAGPLAESKACGGIPSPSLTTGLTQGSQTRESTVQNQEEGQPVTNSQTGPPIPVPAIIKSKTSDKNRHKKPKDVKPKVKKLKYHQYIPPDQKAEKSPPPMDSAYARLLQQQQLFLQLQILSQQKHTQQNHSHQPQCPQSQSFSYQPVQQHLSTKHTSEQQTPCSSSAATSTESSSCSSPVKTTYCNTSNMTPVRPGPLPANLDDLKVSELRQQLRIRGLPVSGTKTALIERLRPYKDSSSTSPSSSGDITTVTFPVTPTGLLSSYQSPSSSGTMSHVGGYYPFCSTTSTPPISPASSELSVSGSLPDSFSDVTMSSPQFGLQPSPTQLSAEDNQNLRNCLHGEPGLDTEKDKMLVEKQKVIEELTWKLHQEQRQVEELRMQLHKRKHSHGLQDPMHLQPPNQMQHYFGVSIKQEHVASSCPMASKQQKNGPPNSCIEPMGHCGLGGGLRSLDIASSRSPSGLPAYLSPQCSPQDSPVTKNSSSPQPNSLPASPSHSFLLTPPLGRDSCPHSGARPHPMQLQQKNVAQSVSCTYSPDQRSMQPVYPGNENNLNPRGSSKAKTPNMQQKMTRSQQMDELLDVLIESGVSPSNTATSATSMPKFHRHYSHISPAEVPYEHATGHSECQLEVLLSPVSRHGDIIPVKMGTDEGQLEDIGDSYPGHQHDKLLSSRDMMDTPLSPMATKVSPVPTDGQGLGMTFSESPWETMEWLDLTPPSSATAFSSSITPSAPSIFNTEFLDVSDIGLNSAMDLHLEHW from the exons ATGAATGCAGTGGAGAGCACTAAGCAGAGGCTGGGACAGAGCCGCACCAGCACTGAGCCGAGCTCGAGGAACATGGGAAACCCCAGTACCAATACTGAGAGCAGCTCCAGGAGCATTGCCAACTGCAATACCAGTGTGGAACAAGGCTCCAGGAACATGCACAActccaacaacagcagcaaTGAGAGTTCGAAGATCACAGGCAAGTCAAACAGCAATGCTCAAAGGGGCTCCAGGTGcaactttaacactaacacagagaGGGTCTCGAGGAACTCAGTAAACCATAACTCTGGTGCTAACCAAGGGTCCAAGTATAGGGTGAATCCCAACACCAGTGCTGAGAAGGGCTCAAGAAACATGAGCAACACCGACAGACAGGCCTCGTCAAAAGCATCGGGCCAACCACAAAACAACAACG TCCTGCAGTTGAGGCTCCAACAAAGGAGGACAAGAGAGCAGTTAGCAGACCAGGGCATCATGCCTC CCCTGAAGAGTCCAGCTGCATTTCACGAACAGAGGAAAAGTCTTGAACGCTCCAAG ACTGGAGATTATTTAAAGCATAAAATCCGAAGTAGACCAGAGAAGTCAGAGCTGGTTAACATGCACATTCTACAAG ACTCTGCCAGCGAGTGCCCCGCTCATGACTCGCAGAGCAAACTTAAGCGTGCCCGACTTGCCGACGATCTTAACGAGAAAATCGCCCTGAGACCAGGTCCGCTGGAATTGGTTGAGAAGAACATCATACCCGTAGATTCAACTGTCAAAGAGGTTGCTTTAAAAG TGAATAATGCAAAGTTTCCAAAGCAAGAGGACTCATATGCATTTGAGGAGGACAGCAGCAGTGAGAGCCTGTCTCCTGAACAGCCCCTTAGTGACGAGTCCCAGAGCTCAGCTGGACCTTTGGCAGAGAGCAAGGCATGTGGTGGCATTCCATCCCCATCACTGACCACAGGCCTCACACAG GGGTCACAAACCAGAGAATCGACTGTTCAAAACCAAGAAGAAGGTCAGCCTGTGACAAACAGCCAGACAGGTCCACCCATTCCTGTCCCTGCAATAATAAAG TCCAAAACGTCAGACAAGAATCGTCATAAGAAGCCCAAAGATGTTAAGCCAAAGGTGAAGAAGCTGAAGTACCACCAATACATTCCGCCAGACCAGAAAGCAGAAAAATCTCCTCCTCCAATGGACTCAGCCTATGCCCGGCTactacagcagcagcagctcttcCTGCAACTGCAGATTCTCAGCCAGCAGAAGCACACACAGCAGAATCACTCACACCAGCCCCAGTGTCCACAAAGCCAAAGCTTTAGCTATCAGCCTGTACAGCAGCATCTGTCAACCAA ACACACAAGTGAACAGCAAACACCATGCAGTTCCAGTGCTGCCACAAGTACAGAAAGCAGCAGTTGTTCATCTCCTGTAAAGACCACATACTGCAACACATCCAACATGACTCCAGTCAGACCAGGGCCTCTGCCTGCTAACCTTGATGATCTAAAG GTTTCTGAGCTTCGACAGCAACTGAGAATACGAGGTCTCCCAGTGTCAGGCACCAAAACTGCCCTCATAGAAAGGCTGAGGCCCTATAAAGACTCTAGCTCCACTTCTCCCTCCAGCTCTGGAGATATCACTACTGTGACCTTCCCGGTGACCCCCACTGGCTTGCTCTCCTCCTACCAATCCCCAAGTTCTTCTGGTACAATGTCCCATGTAGGGGGATATTACCCATTCTGCAGTACTACATCCACCCCACCCATCTCTCCTGCCTCCTCTGAGCTGTCTGTAAGTGGTTCTCTTCCTGATAGTTTTAGCGATGTCACTATGTCCTCTCCGCAGTTTGGCCTGCAGCCATCACCAACTCAACTGAGTGCAGAAGACAACCAGAACTTACGTAACTGCCTGCATGGTGAACCAGGTCTGGACACTGAGAAAGACAAGATGTTGGTGGAGAAGCAGAAGGTGATTGAGGAGTTGACCTGGAAATTACACCAGGAACAAAGGCAGGTGGAGGAGCTACGGATGCAATTGCATAAACGGAAGCACAGCCATGGCCTACAAGATCCAATGCATTTGCAGCCACCTAACCAGATGCAGCACTACTTTGGTGTGTCTATCAAACAGGAGCACGTGGCCTCAAGCTGTCCAATGGCCTCCAAGCAGCAAAAGAATGGGCCCCCAAACAGCTGCATTGAGCCAATGGGACATTGTGGTCTAGGTGGTGGACTACGGAGCCTGGACATTGCCTCCTCTAGAAGTCCTTCTGGTCTCCCTGCCTATCTAAGCCCCCAGTGCTCTCCTCAAGACTCACCAGTGACCAAGAACTCAAGCAGCCCACAACCCAACAGTCTGCCTGCCTCTCCCAGTCATTCATTTCTGCTCACACCTCCCTTGGGTAGGGACAGCTGCCCTCACAGTGGAGCCAGGCCACATCCAATGCAG CTCCAGCAGAAGAATGTTGCTCAGTCAGTGAGTTGCACCTATTCACCTGACCAGAGAAGTATGCAGCCAGTGTACCCAGGCAATGAGAATAACCTAAACCCCAGAGGGTCTTCTAAGGCCAAAACTCCAAACATGCAGCAAAAG ATGACCAGAAGTCAGCAAATGGATGAACTTCTTGATGTCCTTATTGAAAGTGGAG TTTCACCCAGCAATACTGCCACCAGTGCCACGTCCATGCCAAAGTTTCACCGCCACTACAGCCACATTTCCCCTGCTGAGGTGCCATATGAACATGCTACAGGGCACAGCGAGTGCCAACTGGAGGTGCTTCTAAGCCCCGTAAGCCGCCATGGTGACATCATCCCTGTCAAGATGGGCACTGATGAGGGTCAGCTTGAGGACATAGGAGACTCCTACCCAGGTCATCAACATGACAAGTTGCTCAGCAGCAGGGACATGATGGACACACCTCTGTCTCCCATGGCCACCAAGGTCTCACCAGTGCCCACAGATGGCCAAGGGCTTGGCATGACATTCTCTGAGTCACCATGGGAAACCATGGAGTGGTTGGACTTAACTCCTCCCAGCTCAGCCACAGCATTCAGCAGCAGCATCACTCCATCAGCACCTAGTATTTTCAACACAGAGTTCCTGGATGTGAGTGACATTGGACTGAACTCAGCTATGGACCTGCATCTTGAGCACTGGTGA
- the myocd gene encoding myocardin isoform X6, translating into MNAVESTKQRLGQSRTSTEPSSRNMGNPSTNTESSSRSIANCNTSVEQGSRNMHNSNNSSNESSKITGKSNSNAQRGSRCNFNTNTERVSRNSVNHNSGANQGSKYRVNPNTSAEKGSRNMSNTDRQASSKASGQPQNNNVLQLRLQQRRTREQLADQGIMPPLKSPAAFHEQRKSLERSKTGDYLKHKIRSRPEKSELVNMHILQDSASECPAHDSQSKLKRARLADDLNEKIALRPGPLELVEKNIIPVDSTVKEVALKVNNAKFPKQEDSYAFEEDSSSESLSPEQPLSDESQSSAGPLAESKACGGIPSPSLTTGLTQGSQTRESTVQNQEEGQPVTNSQTGPPIPVPAIIKSKTSDKNRHKKPKDVKPKVKKLKYHQYIPPDQKAEKSPPPMDSAYARLLQQQQLFLQLQILSQQKHTQQNHSHQPQCPQSQSFSYQPVQQHLSTKHTSEQQTPCSSSAATSTESSSCSSPVKTTYCNTSNMTPVRPGPLPANLDDLKVSELRQQLRIRGLPVSGTKTALIERLRPYKDSSSTSPSSSGDITTVTFPVTPTGLLSSYQSPSSSGTMSHVGGYYPFCSTTSTPPISPASSELSVSGSLPDSFSDVTMSSPQFGLQPSPTQLSAEDNQNLRNCLHGEPGLDTEKDKMLVEKQKVIEELTWKLHQEQRQVEELRMQLHKRKHSHGLQDPMHLQPPNQMQHYFGVSIKQEHVASSCPMASKQQKNGPPNSCIEPMGHCGLGGGLRSLDIASSRSPSGLPAYLSPQCSPQDSPVTKNSSSPQPNSLPASPSHSFLLTPPLGRDSCPHSGARPHPMQLQQKNVAQSVSCTYSPDQRSMQPVYPGNENNLNPRGSSKAKTPNMQQKMTRSQQMDELLDVLIESGEMPANAKEERPPVTKVVPHLTVSPSNTATSATSMPKFHRHYSHISPAEVPYEHATGHSECQLEVLLSPVSRHGDIIPVKMGTDEGQLEDIGDSYPGHQHDKLLSSRDMMDTPLSPMATKVSPVPTDGQGLGMTFSESPWETMEWLDLTPPSSATAFSSSITPSAPSIFNTEFLDVSDIGLNSAMDLHLEHW; encoded by the exons ATGAATGCAGTGGAGAGCACTAAGCAGAGGCTGGGACAGAGCCGCACCAGCACTGAGCCGAGCTCGAGGAACATGGGAAACCCCAGTACCAATACTGAGAGCAGCTCCAGGAGCATTGCCAACTGCAATACCAGTGTGGAACAAGGCTCCAGGAACATGCACAActccaacaacagcagcaaTGAGAGTTCGAAGATCACAGGCAAGTCAAACAGCAATGCTCAAAGGGGCTCCAGGTGcaactttaacactaacacagagaGGGTCTCGAGGAACTCAGTAAACCATAACTCTGGTGCTAACCAAGGGTCCAAGTATAGGGTGAATCCCAACACCAGTGCTGAGAAGGGCTCAAGAAACATGAGCAACACCGACAGACAGGCCTCGTCAAAAGCATCGGGCCAACCACAAAACAACAACG TCCTGCAGTTGAGGCTCCAACAAAGGAGGACAAGAGAGCAGTTAGCAGACCAGGGCATCATGCCTC CCCTGAAGAGTCCAGCTGCATTTCACGAACAGAGGAAAAGTCTTGAACGCTCCAAG ACTGGAGATTATTTAAAGCATAAAATCCGAAGTAGACCAGAGAAGTCAGAGCTGGTTAACATGCACATTCTACAAG ACTCTGCCAGCGAGTGCCCCGCTCATGACTCGCAGAGCAAACTTAAGCGTGCCCGACTTGCCGACGATCTTAACGAGAAAATCGCCCTGAGACCAGGTCCGCTGGAATTGGTTGAGAAGAACATCATACCCGTAGATTCAACTGTCAAAGAGGTTGCTTTAAAAG TGAATAATGCAAAGTTTCCAAAGCAAGAGGACTCATATGCATTTGAGGAGGACAGCAGCAGTGAGAGCCTGTCTCCTGAACAGCCCCTTAGTGACGAGTCCCAGAGCTCAGCTGGACCTTTGGCAGAGAGCAAGGCATGTGGTGGCATTCCATCCCCATCACTGACCACAGGCCTCACACAG GGGTCACAAACCAGAGAATCGACTGTTCAAAACCAAGAAGAAGGTCAGCCTGTGACAAACAGCCAGACAGGTCCACCCATTCCTGTCCCTGCAATAATAAAG TCCAAAACGTCAGACAAGAATCGTCATAAGAAGCCCAAAGATGTTAAGCCAAAGGTGAAGAAGCTGAAGTACCACCAATACATTCCGCCAGACCAGAAAGCAGAAAAATCTCCTCCTCCAATGGACTCAGCCTATGCCCGGCTactacagcagcagcagctcttcCTGCAACTGCAGATTCTCAGCCAGCAGAAGCACACACAGCAGAATCACTCACACCAGCCCCAGTGTCCACAAAGCCAAAGCTTTAGCTATCAGCCTGTACAGCAGCATCTGTCAACCAA ACACACAAGTGAACAGCAAACACCATGCAGTTCCAGTGCTGCCACAAGTACAGAAAGCAGCAGTTGTTCATCTCCTGTAAAGACCACATACTGCAACACATCCAACATGACTCCAGTCAGACCAGGGCCTCTGCCTGCTAACCTTGATGATCTAAAG GTTTCTGAGCTTCGACAGCAACTGAGAATACGAGGTCTCCCAGTGTCAGGCACCAAAACTGCCCTCATAGAAAGGCTGAGGCCCTATAAAGACTCTAGCTCCACTTCTCCCTCCAGCTCTGGAGATATCACTACTGTGACCTTCCCGGTGACCCCCACTGGCTTGCTCTCCTCCTACCAATCCCCAAGTTCTTCTGGTACAATGTCCCATGTAGGGGGATATTACCCATTCTGCAGTACTACATCCACCCCACCCATCTCTCCTGCCTCCTCTGAGCTGTCTGTAAGTGGTTCTCTTCCTGATAGTTTTAGCGATGTCACTATGTCCTCTCCGCAGTTTGGCCTGCAGCCATCACCAACTCAACTGAGTGCAGAAGACAACCAGAACTTACGTAACTGCCTGCATGGTGAACCAGGTCTGGACACTGAGAAAGACAAGATGTTGGTGGAGAAGCAGAAGGTGATTGAGGAGTTGACCTGGAAATTACACCAGGAACAAAGGCAGGTGGAGGAGCTACGGATGCAATTGCATAAACGGAAGCACAGCCATGGCCTACAAGATCCAATGCATTTGCAGCCACCTAACCAGATGCAGCACTACTTTGGTGTGTCTATCAAACAGGAGCACGTGGCCTCAAGCTGTCCAATGGCCTCCAAGCAGCAAAAGAATGGGCCCCCAAACAGCTGCATTGAGCCAATGGGACATTGTGGTCTAGGTGGTGGACTACGGAGCCTGGACATTGCCTCCTCTAGAAGTCCTTCTGGTCTCCCTGCCTATCTAAGCCCCCAGTGCTCTCCTCAAGACTCACCAGTGACCAAGAACTCAAGCAGCCCACAACCCAACAGTCTGCCTGCCTCTCCCAGTCATTCATTTCTGCTCACACCTCCCTTGGGTAGGGACAGCTGCCCTCACAGTGGAGCCAGGCCACATCCAATGCAG CTCCAGCAGAAGAATGTTGCTCAGTCAGTGAGTTGCACCTATTCACCTGACCAGAGAAGTATGCAGCCAGTGTACCCAGGCAATGAGAATAACCTAAACCCCAGAGGGTCTTCTAAGGCCAAAACTCCAAACATGCAGCAAAAG ATGACCAGAAGTCAGCAAATGGATGAACTTCTTGATGTCCTTATTGAAAGTGGAG AAATGCCAGCTAACGCCAAAGAAGAGAGGCCCCCTGTAACCAAAGTTGTACCTCACCTTACAGTTTCACCCAGCAATACTGCCACCAGTGCCACGTCCATGCCAAAGTTTCACCGCCACTACAGCCACATTTCCCCTGCTGAGGTGCCATATGAACATGCTACAGGGCACAGCGAGTGCCAACTGGAGGTGCTTCTAAGCCCCGTAAGCCGCCATGGTGACATCATCCCTGTCAAGATGGGCACTGATGAGGGTCAGCTTGAGGACATAGGAGACTCCTACCCAGGTCATCAACATGACAAGTTGCTCAGCAGCAGGGACATGATGGACACACCTCTGTCTCCCATGGCCACCAAGGTCTCACCAGTGCCCACAGATGGCCAAGGGCTTGGCATGACATTCTCTGAGTCACCATGGGAAACCATGGAGTGGTTGGACTTAACTCCTCCCAGCTCAGCCACAGCATTCAGCAGCAGCATCACTCCATCAGCACCTAGTATTTTCAACACAGAGTTCCTGGATGTGAGTGACATTGGACTGAACTCAGCTATGGACCTGCATCTTGAGCACTGGTGA